AGTTGATGTAAATTATGTAAGTTTAGAAAAATTAGACTTAATTAGACATCAAAGTTAGATATACGTATGAGGTCTAAGCGTTTTTTGAGATTCTTTAAGGTAAATATCTCTGGGGTCTGCTAACTCTAATGCTAACCTATGTGCATAACTTCCTTCACCAAATTTTTCTTCGACGATCTCAAGATCTATCCTTCTAACTTCTCTTTCGTCAGCAATTCCTAGTAAATGAAGATATTCATGAAGAAGTATTACAAATAGGTATTCATACTCATGACCAGCATTTTTAGCCTTTAAATATTGCTGTGCATTGACATAGATTGTTGTGTCATTAGCTTTTACATAAGCCAGAACAGTAGGTGGTAAATACTCAACTAACTTTACAGTAGCATTCGGTATATCTTTCCATCTCTTTTTTAACTCTTCTTTTAAGTCCTCTAATACTATATCAATTGATATTAACGGAAAAGGCATAATACTAAACTCTCATTTCATCCTTAAATTGTTTTGTAAGCATAACTATATTTAACACAAAACAAAGCAATTTCATTATGAAATACGATGTTATTATAATAGGTGCTGGACATAATGGCTTAGTCTCAGCAAACTATTTAGTTAGTAAAGGTCTTAAGGTACTTGTTATTGAAGCTAGAAACAGGCCAGGAGGTATGGCTGATACAGCTGAGTATAAAGGTATAAAATACAGTAGAGCATCTTACGTTTTAGGATTAATGCCTAAAAGGATCGAAGAAGAGCTAGGAATTCATTTTCCAACATTTGATTCAGAAATTGCTGACATTTATGTAACTGATGATAATGAAGTGCTTTATCTCTGGAGAGATAATGAAAAAAGGTATGAGGAATTTAAAAAACATGGTCAGAATAAGTATGTTGAACTTGATAGGTTAATTTTTAAACTAAAGAAATTGGTAGAAGAGAAACTTCTATTTCTTCCAAAACCACCTTCATATGACGACTTTGAGAAACTAGTAGAAGGTACTGAACTAGAAATATTTTTAGAACCTACTAAAAAAGTCCTTAGTGAATATTTAGATAGTAAATTTCATGAAGCTATAGCATACGCATTTATGTTCAGCTTACCAGCTTACATAATGGCATATTACTTTAGTTTAGATTGGAAAATTGTCAGAGGTGGTATGGGAACTGTAGGACAAATATTAGCTGAAAATGCTAAGAGACTAGGAGTTGACATAATGTATAACACAGAAGTTAAAGAGATAATAATTAAAGAAGAGGAAGCAAAAGGTGTAATTACTAGCTCTGGAAAGAGTATTGAAAGTAAAGTAGTTCTTCATGCAGGAAGCCCAGTATTATTAAACAGACTAACTAATGGGCTCTTAAATGTATATCACCCTAATTTTAGGCCAGCATGGAAAAGATGGACTATACTACTAAAGAATCCACCAACATTACCAGATTACATTAAAAACCATTTAGATGTTCTTTTCACGTTACCAATAGGAGAAATCACAATTCCGTCTGGTGTTGATGAGACTTTAGGTGCACATGTGATAACAAGCATGGGAGGAGATATTGAAGAAATTAAAGAGTTCTTTAAAATTAAAGATGAAAATGTAATTTATATCGATTTACTTACTTCTGACAAATTAGAGAAAGAATACTTAGCTCCATATGGAGATATGAATCATATGCCTATGACTCCAGATTTCATGTTTGATAGCAGACCAGTAAAAGGATGGGGATATTCCACACCAATAAA
The nucleotide sequence above comes from Sulfurisphaera javensis. Encoded proteins:
- a CDS encoding phytoene desaturase family protein, yielding MKYDVIIIGAGHNGLVSANYLVSKGLKVLVIEARNRPGGMADTAEYKGIKYSRASYVLGLMPKRIEEELGIHFPTFDSEIADIYVTDDNEVLYLWRDNEKRYEEFKKHGQNKYVELDRLIFKLKKLVEEKLLFLPKPPSYDDFEKLVEGTELEIFLEPTKKVLSEYLDSKFHEAIAYAFMFSLPAYIMAYYFSLDWKIVRGGMGTVGQILAENAKRLGVDIMYNTEVKEIIIKEEEAKGVITSSGKSIESKVVLHAGSPVLLNRLTNGLLNVYHPNFRPAWKRWTILLKNPPTLPDYIKNHLDVLFTLPIGEITIPSGVDETLGAHVITSMGGDIEEIKEFFKIKDENVIYIDLLTSDKLEKEYLAPYGDMNHMPMTPDFMFDSRPVKGWGYSTPIKNLYITGSGTYPGGQVTGIPGRNTAMKILEDLGKKLI